The following are from one region of the Halogeometricum sp. S3BR5-2 genome:
- a CDS encoding coiled-coil protein — protein sequence MVTQQDVLTEYDVQELDESANVDLSDEQLEDDSKGQLIKLAGQLRDRRNDLNQMASERASKRDDLNAKTREKVDEAQEHREQRDELNEQVQEHKNKRNELNAEANELFDEVEQMKEDLELDDGKDIEELKEEIEQLEFRQQTEVLSTEDERELIEKIENKREELRQKKDKVDDSGELEELIEEAEEVRSEASQHHQKVTELADKAQEHHNQMIEAYREADDIRDKADAMHELFVEAQESADRHHEDFVRVQKRLRELDKEEEQERDAERAEKREAAKEEAEEIYQKFKEGETLDTEDLMKLQKTGLL from the coding sequence ATGGTGACACAGCAAGACGTTCTCACGGAGTACGATGTACAAGAGCTCGACGAATCGGCAAACGTCGACCTAAGCGACGAGCAGCTCGAAGACGACTCGAAAGGGCAGCTCATCAAGCTCGCCGGTCAGCTCCGAGACCGACGAAACGACCTGAACCAGATGGCCTCCGAGCGCGCCTCCAAGCGCGACGACCTGAACGCGAAGACTCGCGAGAAGGTCGACGAGGCCCAAGAGCACCGCGAGCAGCGCGACGAGCTCAACGAGCAGGTCCAAGAGCACAAGAACAAGCGTAACGAGCTCAACGCCGAGGCCAACGAGCTGTTCGACGAGGTCGAGCAGATGAAAGAGGACCTCGAGCTCGACGACGGCAAGGACATCGAGGAGCTCAAAGAGGAGATCGAGCAGCTCGAGTTCCGCCAGCAGACGGAGGTTCTCTCGACGGAAGACGAGCGAGAGCTCATCGAGAAGATCGAGAACAAACGCGAGGAGCTCCGTCAGAAGAAGGACAAAGTCGATGACAGCGGCGAACTCGAAGAGCTCATCGAGGAGGCAGAGGAGGTCCGCTCGGAGGCGTCCCAGCACCACCAGAAGGTGACCGAGCTGGCCGACAAGGCCCAGGAGCACCACAACCAGATGATCGAGGCCTACCGAGAGGCCGACGACATCCGAGACAAGGCCGACGCGATGCACGAGCTGTTCGTCGAGGCCCAGGAGTCCGCCGACCGTCACCACGAGGACTTCGTCCGCGTCCAGAAGCGTCTCCGCGAACTCGACAAGGAAGAAGAGCAGGAGCGCGACGCCGAGCGCGCCGAGAAGCGCGAAGCCGCCAAGGAAGAGGCCGAGGAGATTTACCAGAAGTTCAAGGAGGGCGAGACCCTCGACACCGAGGACCTGATGAAGCTCCAGAAGACCGGACTCCTCTAA
- a CDS encoding DUF371 domain-containing protein, translated as MHEEVVRARGHENVSAEHASTFEVTSDDWLTPAGDCILAVEADRVPADFSTAFVDACRDAEAAITVTVEVETADGETLGERVEGRGHPDLTFEGDRSHVGRTSDYVDDRTVLVGADAAAADFDRDFVAALADGGDVTVTFRVE; from the coding sequence ATGCACGAAGAAGTCGTCCGCGCGCGCGGGCACGAAAACGTCTCAGCCGAGCACGCGAGCACGTTCGAGGTCACCTCGGACGACTGGCTCACGCCGGCCGGCGACTGCATCCTCGCCGTCGAGGCGGACCGGGTCCCGGCGGACTTCTCGACGGCGTTCGTCGACGCCTGTCGGGACGCCGAAGCGGCCATCACGGTCACCGTCGAGGTGGAGACGGCCGACGGGGAGACGCTCGGTGAGCGAGTCGAGGGACGCGGGCACCCGGACCTGACGTTCGAGGGCGACCGGAGCCACGTCGGCCGGACGAGCGACTACGTGGACGACCGCACGGTCCTCGTCGGCGCCGACGCCGCGGCCGCGGACTTCGACCGCGACTTCGTGGCGGCCCTCGCCGACGGCGGCGACGTGACGGTCACGTTCCGCGTGGAGTAG
- a CDS encoding endonuclease III domain-containing protein codes for MPEEPTENISGGDEGGGAAAEFDPADADTRAEAVVDELGRMYWQKAYGGQDAFECLVRTILSQNTSDVASQPAHDSLMERYDEDGRDLAETLADAEQSELAETISSAGLYNQKSEMIIGAAERIREEFGGADGFDAFVTDEDPGEVRERLLDIHGVGPKTADCVLLFSGGRGGVFPVDTHVHRIARRMGLAPADADHEAVRAHLERDVPAEKCGFGHTAMIQFGREYCKARKPACLDGPEACPLYDLCDRVGVDEVAESVVDPADAD; via the coding sequence ATGCCCGAAGAGCCGACGGAGAACATCAGCGGCGGCGACGAGGGCGGCGGCGCCGCCGCGGAGTTCGACCCCGCGGACGCGGACACGCGCGCCGAGGCCGTCGTGGACGAACTGGGTCGGATGTACTGGCAGAAGGCCTACGGCGGGCAGGACGCCTTCGAGTGTCTGGTCCGCACCATCCTCAGTCAGAACACCAGCGACGTGGCGAGCCAACCTGCGCACGACTCGCTCATGGAGCGATACGACGAGGACGGGCGCGACTTGGCCGAGACGCTCGCGGACGCCGAGCAGTCCGAACTCGCCGAGACCATCTCCTCTGCCGGCCTGTACAATCAGAAGTCCGAGATGATCATCGGCGCGGCGGAGCGCATCCGCGAGGAGTTCGGCGGCGCCGACGGCTTCGACGCCTTCGTGACGGACGAGGACCCCGGCGAGGTCAGGGAGCGACTGCTCGACATCCACGGCGTCGGCCCGAAGACGGCCGACTGCGTCCTCCTGTTCTCCGGGGGAAGGGGCGGCGTCTTCCCCGTCGACACGCACGTCCACCGCATCGCGCGGCGGATGGGACTCGCGCCCGCCGACGCCGACCACGAGGCGGTCAGAGCGCACCTCGAACGCGACGTGCCCGCCGAGAAGTGCGGCTTCGGCCACACGGCGATGATACAGTTCGGTCGAGAGTACTGCAAGGCGAGGAAGCCGGCCTGTCTCGACGGTCCGGAGGCGTGCCCGCTGTACGACCTCTGCGACCGGGTCGGCGTCGACGAGGTGGCGGAGTCGGTGGTCGACCCGGCGGACGCCGACTGA
- a CDS encoding MFS transporter, translating to MTTDLIPDELSVPWRSRTVQAVLSSTLLAPFSVTLISPGLPVYRRAFDVTDAEASLLLSAVLIPGVVLSPVAGLLADRLGRRRVLVASLLAWSVAGAAVTLRPSFWSVVALRLAQGAALAGIIVTTISLIGDSFEGVRRNAVLGVNAAVLSAGSAVYPLVGGALVVVAWNAPFALYLLGLPVALFAARVLDDPPPERRTRSLAYLRRVVTALSAKDAAVLYGSALVIELLLFGAMFTGLPFLLAGTYGLSPLRIGLVVTVSEVASMVTATQNGRLAARFSDERIIAAGFVVAAAGLVGAWVAPTPLFLTAAMVGFGGGWGLTLPSIDAGVSDLVPAQFRAGALSFRGSATFLGRALGPLLFAGIGLRTGYRPLFLFGGVGAFAFGALLLGATR from the coding sequence GTGACTACAGACCTGATCCCCGACGAACTGTCCGTTCCGTGGCGTTCCCGCACCGTTCAGGCCGTCCTGTCCAGCACGCTGCTGGCGCCGTTCAGCGTCACGCTCATCAGCCCCGGGTTGCCGGTCTACCGGCGAGCGTTCGACGTCACCGACGCGGAGGCGAGCCTCCTGCTCTCGGCGGTGCTGATTCCGGGAGTGGTCCTCTCGCCCGTCGCGGGCCTCCTCGCGGACCGCCTCGGCCGGCGGCGGGTGCTCGTCGCCAGCCTCCTCGCCTGGAGCGTCGCGGGGGCGGCCGTCACGCTCCGCCCCTCCTTCTGGTCCGTCGTCGCGCTCAGACTCGCTCAGGGGGCCGCGCTGGCCGGAATCATCGTCACGACCATCTCGCTCATCGGCGACTCCTTCGAGGGCGTCCGGCGAAACGCGGTCCTCGGCGTCAACGCGGCCGTCCTCTCCGCGGGCTCCGCCGTGTACCCGCTCGTGGGCGGTGCGCTGGTGGTCGTCGCGTGGAACGCCCCGTTCGCGCTGTACCTCCTCGGTCTCCCGGTGGCGCTCTTCGCGGCGCGCGTCCTCGACGACCCGCCGCCGGAACGCCGGACGCGAAGCCTCGCCTACCTCCGCCGCGTCGTCACCGCGCTCTCGGCGAAGGACGCGGCGGTGCTGTACGGGTCGGCGCTCGTCATCGAACTCCTGCTGTTCGGCGCGATGTTCACCGGACTCCCGTTCCTCCTCGCGGGTACGTACGGCCTCTCGCCGCTCCGCATCGGCCTCGTCGTGACCGTCAGCGAGGTGGCGTCGATGGTGACGGCGACGCAGAACGGGCGCCTCGCCGCGCGATTCTCCGACGAGCGGATCATCGCCGCCGGGTTCGTCGTCGCCGCCGCCGGACTCGTCGGCGCGTGGGTCGCTCCGACGCCTCTCTTCCTCACCGCCGCGATGGTCGGCTTCGGCGGAGGGTGGGGGCTGACGCTCCCGTCCATCGACGCCGGGGTCAGCGACCTCGTCCCGGCGCAGTTCCGGGCGGGGGCGCTGAGTTTCCGGGGGAGCGCGACGTTCCTCGGGCGCGCCCTCGGTCCGCTCCTCTTCGCCGGAATCGGCCTACGGACCGGCTACCGCCCGCTCTTCCTGTTCGGCGGCGTCGGCGCGTTCGCGTTCGGCGCCCTCCTCCTCGGGGCGACGAGGTAG
- a CDS encoding DUF7332 family protein, translating into MRQLSRALSVVLAVAVLAAVVAAPAAAQAGSAAGPTGADDSDERRCFPPGGHELDIGTEGPGIAVTVHTSLFTNLGDEGALGVEARGSALNETIVELRTGVAFDGVGPLGDFLSDPFSRFAILFDYSFELPMFVGMVDSPSYESDESPVKGVESRGCGA; encoded by the coding sequence ATGCGACAACTATCGCGCGCGCTGTCCGTCGTCCTCGCCGTCGCCGTCCTCGCGGCCGTCGTCGCGGCGCCGGCGGCGGCGCAGGCCGGTTCCGCGGCCGGTCCGACGGGCGCGGACGACTCGGACGAGCGGCGGTGTTTCCCGCCCGGCGGTCACGAGTTGGACATCGGAACCGAAGGTCCGGGTATCGCGGTGACCGTCCACACCTCGCTGTTCACGAACCTCGGCGACGAGGGCGCACTCGGCGTCGAGGCGCGCGGGTCCGCGCTGAACGAGACGATAGTCGAACTCCGGACGGGCGTCGCCTTCGACGGCGTCGGCCCCCTCGGCGACTTCCTCTCGGACCCGTTCTCGCGCTTCGCGATTCTGTTCGACTACTCGTTCGAACTCCCGATGTTCGTCGGGATGGTCGACAGTCCGAGCTACGAGTCCGACGAATCGCCGGTGAAGGGCGTCGAGTCGCGCGGGTGCGGGGCGTAG
- a CDS encoding methylglyoxal synthase: MRLALIAHDEKKPDLIDFAQNRSDDLEHFELMATGTTGKRLIEATGLDIERKQSGPLGGDMQIGAEIASEDCHGVVFLRDPLTAQPHEPDITALLRICDVHDVPLATNLASADAVLDELMDQLEGEYDHRE, from the coding sequence ATGCGTCTCGCGCTCATCGCACACGACGAGAAGAAACCGGACCTCATCGACTTCGCGCAGAACCGCAGCGACGACTTGGAGCACTTCGAACTCATGGCGACGGGGACGACCGGCAAGCGCCTCATCGAGGCCACGGGTCTCGACATCGAGCGCAAGCAGTCGGGACCGCTCGGCGGCGACATGCAGATCGGCGCCGAGATAGCCAGCGAGGACTGCCACGGCGTCGTCTTCCTGCGCGACCCACTCACCGCCCAACCGCACGAACCCGACATCACCGCGCTGCTCCGCATCTGCGACGTCCACGACGTCCCCCTCGCCACCAACCTCGCCAGCGCGGACGCCGTCCTCGACGAACTCATGGACCAGTTGGAAGGCGAGTACGACCATCGGGAGTAG
- a CDS encoding beta-CASP ribonuclease aCPSF1 yields MSSVDKQLEELKAEITNELPSDISVSDVKYEGPELVVYTRDPKEFAQNGDLIRKLASKLRKRITVRPAPEVLSPPRDAEEQVLEVIPEDAGVTDLDFHEDTGEVVIEASKPGMVIGRHGSTLRKITQQVGWTPEVVRTPPIQSSTVSNVRNFLKQERDERRQILERVGRQIHRQQLSDDEWVRISTLGCCREVGRASFILSTPETRILIDCGDKPGSDDVPYLQVPEALGSGANSLDAVVLTHAHLDHSALVPLLFKYGYDGPIYTTEPTRDLMGLLTLDYLDVAAKEGRTPPYESEMVREALKHCIPLEYGDVTDIAPDVKLTFHNAGHILGSAVSHFHIGDGLYNVAFSGDIHYEDTRLFNGAVNDFPRVETLVLESTYGGRNDYQTDQGDSEQKLIDVINETHDRGGKVLIPAFAVGRSQEIMLVLEEAMRSGKIPEMPVHLDGMIWEATAIHTTYPEYLRDDLRDRIFHEDENPFLAEEFNHIDGGEEERQDVADGDPAIVLSTSGMVTGGPIMSWLRHVGPDPDSRLVFVGYQAQGTLGRRIQNGWDEIPVNDRDNMGRSNTLTLKMDVETVDGFSGHADRAGLENFVKTMNPRPEKVLCVHGDERSVQDLSSALYHNYNMRTFAPKNLETFRFK; encoded by the coding sequence ATGAGTTCAGTAGATAAGCAGCTCGAGGAACTGAAAGCAGAGATAACGAACGAACTCCCTTCGGACATCTCCGTCTCCGACGTCAAGTACGAAGGCCCGGAACTCGTCGTCTACACGCGCGACCCGAAAGAGTTCGCACAGAACGGCGACCTCATCCGAAAGCTCGCCAGCAAACTCCGAAAGCGCATCACCGTGCGCCCGGCCCCCGAAGTGCTCTCGCCCCCCCGCGACGCGGAGGAGCAGGTGCTCGAGGTCATCCCGGAGGACGCCGGCGTCACCGACCTCGACTTCCACGAGGACACCGGCGAAGTCGTCATCGAGGCGTCGAAGCCGGGGATGGTCATCGGCCGCCACGGGTCGACGCTCCGGAAGATAACCCAGCAGGTGGGGTGGACGCCCGAGGTGGTCCGCACCCCGCCCATCCAGTCGTCGACCGTCTCGAACGTCCGTAACTTCCTGAAGCAGGAGCGCGACGAGCGACGGCAGATACTCGAACGCGTCGGCCGACAGATCCACCGCCAACAGCTCTCCGACGACGAGTGGGTCCGCATCTCCACGCTCGGCTGCTGTCGGGAGGTCGGACGCGCCTCCTTCATCCTCTCGACGCCCGAGACGCGCATCCTCATCGACTGCGGCGACAAGCCGGGGTCGGACGACGTGCCGTACCTCCAAGTGCCCGAGGCGCTCGGCTCCGGCGCCAACTCGCTGGACGCCGTCGTCCTCACGCACGCCCACCTCGACCACTCGGCGCTCGTCCCCCTCCTCTTCAAGTACGGCTACGACGGTCCCATCTACACGACCGAACCGACGCGGGACCTGATGGGCCTGCTCACGCTCGACTACCTCGACGTGGCCGCCAAGGAGGGTCGTACGCCGCCGTACGAGTCCGAGATGGTCCGCGAGGCGCTCAAGCACTGCATCCCTCTCGAATACGGCGACGTGACCGACATCGCCCCCGACGTGAAGCTCACGTTCCACAACGCGGGGCACATCCTCGGCTCCGCGGTGTCGCACTTCCACATCGGCGACGGCCTCTACAACGTGGCGTTCTCCGGCGACATCCACTACGAGGACACCCGCCTGTTCAACGGCGCGGTCAACGACTTCCCGCGCGTGGAGACGCTCGTCCTCGAATCCACCTACGGCGGTCGCAACGACTACCAGACCGACCAAGGGGACTCCGAGCAGAAACTCATCGACGTCATCAACGAGACCCACGACCGGGGCGGGAAGGTGCTCATCCCGGCGTTCGCCGTCGGGCGCTCCCAGGAGATCATGCTCGTCCTCGAGGAGGCGATGCGCTCGGGGAAGATTCCGGAGATGCCCGTCCACCTCGACGGGATGATCTGGGAGGCGACGGCCATCCACACCACCTACCCCGAGTACCTCCGCGACGACCTGCGGGATAGAATCTTCCACGAGGACGAGAACCCGTTCCTCGCCGAGGAGTTCAACCACATCGACGGCGGCGAGGAGGAGCGACAGGACGTGGCCGACGGCGACCCCGCCATCGTGCTCTCCACCTCCGGGATGGTCACCGGCGGCCCCATCATGTCGTGGCTCCGCCACGTCGGCCCCGACCCGGACTCCCGCCTCGTCTTCGTCGGTTACCAGGCGCAGGGGACCCTCGGGCGCCGCATCCAGAACGGTTGGGACGAGATTCCGGTCAACGACCGGGACAACATGGGCCGCTCGAACACGCTCACGCTGAAGATGGACGTCGAGACGGTCGACGGCTTCTCCGGGCACGCCGACCGCGCGGGCCTGGAGAACTTCGTGAAGACGATGAACCCGCGCCCCGAGAAAGTGCTGTGCGTCCACGGCGACGAGCGCTCCGTGCAGGACCTCTCCTCGGCGCTGTACCACAACTACAACATGCGGACGTTCGCCCCGAAGAACCTCGAGACGTTCCGGTTCAAGTAG
- a CDS encoding HTH domain-containing protein, producing the protein MLTYSTNEPVRSEGAGAGANESADTDREGTRVELWCEATRTGGDGEFDRVAKRLRRLADRGDIDAAAVETWDRYVDVSGGFVRDETARETRDRLARLREWTWRRREEASDGSAPAGRGRLGPAVELHRVPRAALVEFENGVVRNVTFADERTACLTERLETLAERERPESVPESPSAATSADRRRSRDRDRNRRTRDRDRQRPRDRERLRP; encoded by the coding sequence ATGTTAACATACAGCACGAACGAACCGGTGCGGAGCGAAGGGGCGGGCGCCGGAGCGAACGAGTCGGCGGACACCGACCGGGAAGGCACTCGCGTCGAGTTGTGGTGCGAGGCGACGCGGACCGGGGGCGACGGCGAGTTCGACCGGGTCGCGAAGCGCCTCCGACGACTCGCCGACCGCGGCGACATCGACGCCGCGGCCGTCGAGACGTGGGACCGCTACGTGGACGTCTCGGGCGGGTTCGTCCGGGACGAAACCGCGAGGGAGACGAGGGACCGCCTCGCCCGCCTCCGCGAGTGGACGTGGCGGCGCCGCGAGGAGGCCTCGGACGGGTCCGCACCCGCCGGCCGCGGGCGACTCGGACCCGCCGTCGAACTGCACCGCGTCCCGCGCGCCGCCCTCGTCGAGTTCGAGAACGGAGTGGTGCGGAACGTGACGTTCGCCGACGAGCGCACCGCCTGTCTCACCGAGCGACTGGAGACGCTGGCGGAGCGCGAGCGACCGGAGTCGGTCCCCGAGTCGCCGTCGGCGGCGACGTCCGCCGACCGACGGCGGAGTCGGGACCGGGACCGGAACCGTCGGACCCGAGACCGAGACCGCCAGCGCCCACGCGACCGCGAACGGCTCCGACCTTAG
- the proS gene encoding proline--tRNA ligase, whose protein sequence is MSDEQELGITESKQYNTGEWYAEVVQKAELANYGPEGMSGFIVTRPRAYALWERVQNFLDSKFKQTGVQNAYFPVFIPEQYLEREKDVVEGFDPEVAWVTHAGREELEERLAVRPTSESIIAPYMAQWIRSHRDLPLRVNQWTSVVRWEATETKPFFRTKEFLWQEGHTAHATHEDAWEETMTRLDQYASMYEDLLAMPVLRGAKPEHDKFPGADTTTTVEALMPDGKSVQAGTSHHLGTSFAEAFDITYTDEDEGSQVAHTTSWGLSWRALGALIMTHSDDQGLVLPPTVAPEQVVVVPIWQADTREKVLDYAESVVDELEADGVRVELDDRDERNPGFKFNEWELKGVPVRFEIGPNEVDDEVVTVVHRPDGESKEVAREDIAETVREEFDEVYAKLYAAAEENLEGNVREADSRADILGTIGQHGGYVKAPWCGDEDCEAEIKDQIAAEIVMVPLNDEAAEIHDGEECAVCGEDAAETAYFAKSY, encoded by the coding sequence ATGAGCGACGAGCAGGAACTCGGTATCACCGAGTCCAAGCAGTACAACACGGGCGAGTGGTACGCGGAGGTCGTCCAGAAGGCCGAGTTGGCCAACTACGGACCCGAGGGGATGAGCGGCTTCATCGTGACGCGTCCGCGCGCCTATGCCCTCTGGGAACGCGTGCAGAACTTCCTCGACTCGAAGTTCAAGCAGACGGGGGTGCAGAACGCCTACTTCCCCGTGTTCATCCCCGAGCAGTACCTCGAACGCGAGAAGGACGTCGTCGAGGGGTTCGACCCCGAGGTGGCGTGGGTCACGCACGCCGGCCGCGAGGAACTGGAGGAACGACTCGCCGTGCGCCCCACCTCCGAGTCCATCATCGCGCCGTACATGGCCCAGTGGATCCGGAGCCACCGCGACCTGCCCCTGCGCGTGAACCAGTGGACGTCCGTCGTCCGCTGGGAGGCCACGGAGACGAAGCCGTTCTTCCGGACGAAGGAGTTCCTCTGGCAGGAGGGCCACACCGCGCACGCGACCCACGAGGACGCGTGGGAGGAGACGATGACCCGCCTCGACCAGTACGCGTCGATGTACGAGGACCTGCTGGCGATGCCCGTCCTCCGCGGCGCGAAACCGGAGCACGACAAGTTCCCCGGCGCGGACACGACGACGACCGTCGAGGCCCTGATGCCGGACGGTAAGTCGGTGCAGGCGGGCACCTCCCACCACCTCGGCACGTCGTTCGCCGAGGCGTTCGACATCACCTACACCGACGAGGACGAGGGGAGTCAGGTAGCCCACACTACCTCGTGGGGGCTCTCGTGGCGCGCCCTCGGCGCGCTCATCATGACGCACTCGGACGACCAGGGCCTCGTCCTGCCGCCGACCGTCGCGCCCGAACAGGTCGTCGTCGTGCCCATCTGGCAGGCCGACACGCGGGAGAAGGTGCTCGACTACGCCGAGTCCGTCGTCGACGAGTTGGAGGCCGACGGCGTCCGCGTCGAACTCGACGACCGCGACGAGCGCAACCCCGGCTTCAAGTTCAACGAGTGGGAACTGAAAGGGGTCCCGGTCCGCTTCGAAATCGGTCCGAACGAGGTGGACGACGAGGTGGTGACGGTGGTCCACCGACCCGACGGCGAGTCCAAGGAGGTCGCCCGCGAGGACATCGCCGAGACCGTCCGCGAGGAGTTCGACGAGGTGTACGCGAAACTGTACGCCGCCGCCGAGGAGAACTTGGAGGGGAACGTCCGCGAGGCGGACTCGCGCGCCGACATCCTCGGCACCATCGGCCAGCACGGCGGGTACGTGAAGGCCCCGTGGTGCGGCGACGAGGACTGCGAGGCGGAGATCAAAGACCAGATAGCCGCCGAGATAGTGATGGTCCCCCTCAACGACGAAGCGGCGGAGATACACGACGGCGAGGAGTGCGCCGTCTGCGGCGAGGACGCGGCGGAGACGGCGTACTTCGCCAAATCCTACTGA